From the genome of Pseudomonas sp. FP453:
AATTTGCCTACAAGGTCCGTGAAATCGAACACTGCCTGATCCCCCTGAAGGACGGCACCCAACTGGCCGCGCGCATCTGGCTGCCGGAAGTCGCCGGCCTGCAAACCTTCCCGGCGATCCTCGAATACCTGCCGTACCGCAAGCGCGATGGCACCGCCGTGCGTGATGCGCTGACCCACCCGTGGATGGCTGGGCAAGGCTATGTGTGCGTGCGTGTGGACATGCGCGGCAACGGCGAATCCCAAGGGTTGATGGCCGACGAATACCTGTTGCAGGAGCAGGACGACGCCCTCGAAGTGATCGACTGGCTGTGCCAGCAGCCGTGGTGCGACGGCAACGTCGGCATGATGGGCATCTCCTGGGGCGGCTTCAACGGCCTGCAAGTCGCGGCGCGCCAGCCCGAGGCGCTGAAGGCGATCATCACTCTGTGTTCCACCGATGACCGCTTCGCCGACGACATCCATTACAAGGGCGGCAACCTGCTGATGGAGAACTTCGGTTGGGCCGCGACCATGCTCAACTTCAGCGCTGCCGTGCCCGATCCGCTGCTGGTCGGCGATGCATGGAAAACCCTCTGGCAGCAACGCCTGGACGCCATGCCGCTGCTTGCCGAAACCTGGCTGCAACACCAGACCCGCGATGACTATTGGCGCCACGGCTCGGTGTGCGAGGACTATTCGCAGATCAAGGCGGCGGTGTATGCGGTGGGCGGCTGGGGCGATGCCTACCGCAACACGGTCTCACGGCTGATGGAACACCTGCCGGGGCCGAAGAAAGCCATGATCGGCCCGTGGATTCACAAATACCCACACTTCGCCGTGCCGAATCCGGCCATTGGCTTCCTGCAAGAGGCCAAGCGCTGGTGGGATCACTGGCTGAAGGGCATCGATAATGGGGTGATGGATGACGCAGCCTGCACCTTTTACCTACAGGATGTTCTACCGCCACAGGGCAGTTATGCCGAGCGGCCAGGTATCTGGGTGCAGACGGCGGGGTGGCCTGATCCGCAAATACAGTGGCGCGATTTCAGCCTTGGCGAACAGGGCCTCAACCCCGGCGCGGACCCCTTGGCCACCCCACGCAGCATCTGCTCGCCGCTGACCACCGGCCTGCACCAGGGCGAATACTGCGCCATCTGGTTTGGCCCCGACGGCCCTACGGATCAGCGCCGTGACGATGCGAATTCGCTGTGTTTCGACTCCCAGCCGCTGAGCGAACCCCTCGCGTTGCTCGGCGATGCGCGCCTCACAGTGCGCCTGGCCAGTGACACCGCCTGCGGGCAACTGGTCGCACGCCTGAATGCCATCGCGCCGGACGGGCAGGTCACGCAGATCAGTTACGGCGTACTCAATCTCACGCTTCGTGAGGACTTTTCCCACGTATCACCCGTAGTCCCCGGTGCACCGATGGACGTGCAGTTAAACCTCGACCATATGGGCATGCGCCTGCCGGCCGGCTACCGCTTGCGCCTGGCCCTGAGCACCGCGAGTTTCCCGTTGCTGTGGCCGAGCCGCGAGCTGACCACCCTGACCTTGTTGCCCGGCCTGCAACGCCTGCAACTGCCGGTGTTTACCGGCGAAGCGGTGGCGTGCCCGTTCGAAGCGCCGCAATCGGCACCGCCGGCCAACCTGGAAGTGCTGCGTGCCGCCGCGCCGAAGCGCACCTTGATCGAAGACGTGGGCAGTGGCGAGGTCTGCGTGAAGATCGAAGACGACCTGGGTTCGGTGCGTTTTACCGACCACGGCCTGGCGGTGGACCAGCGTTGCACCGAGCAATACCGCACCTTGCCGTGGGACCCGTTGTCGACCCGCGCCGATATCGAGTGGCACTATCGGGTGGGTCGCGATGAATGGAACGTTGAGGTGGAAAGCCGCCTGAGCGTGAGCGCCGATGCCGAGTGGTTCTACGTCGAAGCCGAGCAGACCGCGTGGGAAAATGGCCAGTTGGAACATCGCCGCCAGTGGAGCAAACGCGTGGCCAGGGTCGCGCTGTGAGTGGGCAACTGGCAGGATGCTTGCCCACGTGATCTCTGCGGGCCCGGGGCAACCCGGGCCTGTCTCTGCCATTGGAATCCTTCATGTCGCGCCGAAACGTCGATCTTCCTCCGCTCAATTGCCTGCAGACCTTCGAAGCGGCCGCCCGTCATTTGAGCTTTACCCAGGCCGCCCATGAGCTGAACCTGACCCAAAGCGCGGTCAGCCGCCAGGTCAAGCGCCTGGAAGAAGACCTCGCCCGCCCGCTGTTTTACCGACTGGCCCAGGGCCTTAGCCTCACGCCGGCCGGGGTGCGTTACTTCCGCACGATCCAGCGCCTGCTGCGCGAACTCGACCGCGAGTCCGCCGAGTTGCGCCGGCGCGGTGCCGACCGCCAGTTGACCCTGGCCAGCACGCCGACCATCAGTTCCATCTGGCTGGCCGGCTTGCTGCCGGACTTCCAGCGCGAACACCCGGACCTGGACATCCGCATCCTGTGCAGCGAAAGCCCCAGCCACCTGGATGTCAGCGAATATGACCTGGGCCTGTTCTACCACCTCGACGAACTGCCCGCGCCCCACGGCCTTGAACTGTCGCCGGTGTTCGACAACGAACAGGTCATCACCGTGTGCAGCCCGGCTTATATAGAGCGCCACGGCCCGATTCACGACGTGCAACACCTGCTGCACGGCCACACCTTGCTGATCGTCGAAGACCACTACCACGACTGGCTGACCTGGACCGACTGGTTCGCCGACGCCGACGCCCACTATCACACCCCGCGCCATGCGTTGCGCACCAACAGCTATCAACTGTTGATGCAGTCGGCGGTGATGGGGCACGGCGTAGCCCTCGGCTGGAAGAGCCTGCTCGCCGGCGAACTGGACGCCGGGCGCCTGCAAATGGCCTTGCCCCACACCATGCACAGCCGTGGTCGCCTGCACCTGATGCAACCCCATCACCGCAACCCGCCCTCGGCGGCGCGCAGTTTTCGCCAATGGTTGCTGGCCCATGCCAGCCGTTTGAACAACCCCCCTGAGCCCTCATGAACCTGACATTCCTGACCTTTCCCGCGCTGTACAGCGCGACCATTCTGATGCTCACCGGCAACGGCCTGTTTTTCAGTTTTATCGGCCTGCGCCTGAGCAGCGAGGGTATCAATGAGGTCTGGATCGGTGCGCTGACGGCGGCGTATTA
Proteins encoded in this window:
- a CDS encoding CocE/NonD family hydrolase; this encodes MEIVTEFAYKVREIEHCLIPLKDGTQLAARIWLPEVAGLQTFPAILEYLPYRKRDGTAVRDALTHPWMAGQGYVCVRVDMRGNGESQGLMADEYLLQEQDDALEVIDWLCQQPWCDGNVGMMGISWGGFNGLQVAARQPEALKAIITLCSTDDRFADDIHYKGGNLLMENFGWAATMLNFSAAVPDPLLVGDAWKTLWQQRLDAMPLLAETWLQHQTRDDYWRHGSVCEDYSQIKAAVYAVGGWGDAYRNTVSRLMEHLPGPKKAMIGPWIHKYPHFAVPNPAIGFLQEAKRWWDHWLKGIDNGVMDDAACTFYLQDVLPPQGSYAERPGIWVQTAGWPDPQIQWRDFSLGEQGLNPGADPLATPRSICSPLTTGLHQGEYCAIWFGPDGPTDQRRDDANSLCFDSQPLSEPLALLGDARLTVRLASDTACGQLVARLNAIAPDGQVTQISYGVLNLTLREDFSHVSPVVPGAPMDVQLNLDHMGMRLPAGYRLRLALSTASFPLLWPSRELTTLTLLPGLQRLQLPVFTGEAVACPFEAPQSAPPANLEVLRAAAPKRTLIEDVGSGEVCVKIEDDLGSVRFTDHGLAVDQRCTEQYRTLPWDPLSTRADIEWHYRVGRDEWNVEVESRLSVSADAEWFYVEAEQTAWENGQLEHRRQWSKRVARVAL
- a CDS encoding LysR substrate-binding domain-containing protein, producing the protein MSRRNVDLPPLNCLQTFEAAARHLSFTQAAHELNLTQSAVSRQVKRLEEDLARPLFYRLAQGLSLTPAGVRYFRTIQRLLRELDRESAELRRRGADRQLTLASTPTISSIWLAGLLPDFQREHPDLDIRILCSESPSHLDVSEYDLGLFYHLDELPAPHGLELSPVFDNEQVITVCSPAYIERHGPIHDVQHLLHGHTLLIVEDHYHDWLTWTDWFADADAHYHTPRHALRTNSYQLLMQSAVMGHGVALGWKSLLAGELDAGRLQMALPHTMHSRGRLHLMQPHHRNPPSAARSFRQWLLAHASRLNNPPEPS